The proteins below come from a single Chryseobacterium nepalense genomic window:
- a CDS encoding aminotransferase class V-fold PLP-dependent enzyme: MNTEKIRQDIRGLSDGKIFLNNAGSSLMPSIVLDAMKEYLELEEQIGGYEAANRNAEALEKFYDETARLINAKPSNIAFATSATEAYAKALSSIMFEEDDVIITTADDYISNQITLISLQKKLKVNIIRTKNLSDNELDLEDLENLIKKYNPKLIAVTHIPTNSGLIQNVEGVGRLCKQYDVLYLVDACQSVGQLAVDVKKIGCDFLSATGRKFMRGPRGTGFLYVSDKVLEQNYAPLLLDMRGADWTEFNNYELFKTAKRFESWEISYASLMGFTKALQYANNIGLNAIEHYNRGLSVRLRENLRNSGFNVWDWGENLSSIVTFSGPDGDLEKIQHVLKEHNVFFSVTHKNSALIDFARKNINGIVRLSPHYFNTVEEIDVVSNVLKRAFF; this comes from the coding sequence ATGAATACAGAAAAAATACGACAGGATATCAGGGGGCTTTCGGACGGAAAAATTTTTCTCAATAATGCAGGATCGTCTTTAATGCCATCAATCGTACTAGATGCAATGAAAGAATATCTTGAACTGGAAGAACAGATAGGAGGATATGAAGCTGCAAACAGAAATGCAGAAGCTCTGGAAAAATTCTATGATGAAACGGCCAGATTGATTAATGCAAAGCCTTCCAATATTGCTTTTGCAACCAGCGCTACCGAAGCTTATGCTAAAGCTTTATCCAGCATTATGTTTGAAGAAGACGATGTTATCATTACCACTGCAGACGATTATATTTCCAACCAGATTACTCTTATCTCACTCCAGAAAAAATTAAAGGTAAATATAATAAGAACTAAAAATCTTTCCGATAATGAGCTGGATCTTGAAGACCTGGAAAATTTAATTAAAAAATACAATCCGAAATTAATTGCAGTTACTCATATCCCGACAAATTCGGGATTAATCCAGAATGTGGAAGGTGTCGGAAGACTCTGTAAACAATATGATGTTTTGTATCTGGTTGATGCTTGTCAATCGGTAGGCCAGCTTGCTGTAGATGTTAAAAAAATAGGCTGTGATTTCTTATCGGCAACCGGCAGAAAATTCATGCGAGGACCAAGAGGAACCGGCTTTTTGTATGTTTCAGACAAAGTCTTGGAACAGAATTATGCACCGCTACTCTTGGATATGAGAGGTGCAGACTGGACGGAGTTTAACAATTATGAGCTATTTAAAACAGCAAAAAGATTCGAAAGCTGGGAAATTTCATATGCCTCGTTAATGGGCTTTACAAAAGCTTTACAATATGCCAACAATATAGGATTGAACGCGATTGAACATTACAACAGAGGATTGTCTGTAAGATTAAGGGAAAACCTAAGAAACAGCGGCTTTAATGTCTGGGACTGGGGTGAAAACCTTAGCAGCATCGTCACTTTTTCCGGTCCGGACGGTGATCTGGAAAAAATTCAGCATGTTTTGAAAGAGCATAATGTTTTCTTTTCAGTAACGCATAAAAACTCCGCTTTAATAGATTTTGCACGGAAAAATATTAATGGTATTGTACGGTTGTCACCGCATTATTTTAATACCGTTGAAGAAATTGATGTTGTCTCTAATGTTCTAAAAAGAGCTTTTTTTTAG
- the uvrA gene encoding excinuclease ABC subunit UvrA: protein MAKTTDIDIKKQIFVKNAHLNNLKHIDVLIPKNKLIVITGVSGSGKSSLAFDTIYAEGQRRYVESLSSYARQFLGKLEKPKVDDIKGLAPSIAIQQKVISSNPRSTVGTSTEIYDYLKLLFARIGKTFSPVSGEEVKKDSVSDVVDFIKSSKKDSSFLLTAPLDYDADNFAESLNVLKLAGFTRLEINGNVAGIEDLESFGFTPEKNMEINLVIDRFSYEEDESFLQRLADSIQMAFYEGRGYCYLKNTDTGKVKEFSNKFELDGIEFLEPNVHFFSFNNPYGACPSCEGYGKVIGIDEDLVVPNKALSIFEDAVASWRGESMSEWKKDFIKKAKDFPIHKPYHQLTKEQKKYLWKGDGKSTFPSIDNFFRMLEENLYKIQYRVMLSRYRGKTLCPTCEGLRLREETSWVKVGGHNIQSMIELPLDELFSLIKDLKLSDHDQEVAKRLLYEITTRLEFLLKVGLGYLTLNRTSNTLSGGESQRINLATSLGSSLVGSIYILDEPSIGLHSRDTENLIGVLKNLRDLGNTVIVVEHDEDVMRAADYIIDIGPEAGYLGGELVFAGDYKELKSADTLTSRYLTGRLEIEIPKERRKAKEWIHIKGARQNNLKNVDVDVPLENLVVISGVSGSGKSTLMKEILTNDIQIQLGMGGKKGDYDSVDFPKKLIKHIELIDQNPIGKSSRSNPVTYLKAYDDIRDLFAKQKVAKMMGYKPKHFSFNVDGGRCDECKGEGVINVSMQFMADIELECEVCKGTRFKSEILEVKYDEKNISDILHMTVDDALEFFKDNHEDKIVTKLRPLQEVGLGYLQLGQSSSTLSGGEAQRVKLASFLVKGVTTDKTLFIFDEPSTGLHFHDIQKLLKSLQALIDLGHSVIVIEHQPDIIKSADYIIDIGPEAGKYGGEVVFTGTPEDLAKNKKSHTAKYIKEKLEQ, encoded by the coding sequence ATGGCTAAAACAACAGATATAGATATTAAAAAACAGATTTTCGTTAAGAACGCACATCTTAACAATCTGAAACACATTGATGTTCTTATCCCGAAAAATAAATTAATTGTCATTACAGGAGTGTCCGGAAGCGGAAAATCTTCACTGGCTTTTGATACCATTTATGCGGAAGGACAAAGAAGATATGTAGAGAGTCTCAGCTCTTATGCACGACAGTTTTTAGGTAAACTGGAAAAACCGAAAGTTGATGATATTAAAGGTCTTGCCCCTTCTATTGCTATCCAGCAGAAAGTAATTTCTTCCAACCCGAGGTCTACAGTAGGAACTTCAACGGAAATTTATGATTATCTGAAGCTGCTTTTTGCAAGAATCGGCAAAACATTTTCACCGGTTTCCGGAGAAGAAGTAAAGAAAGATTCGGTTTCTGATGTGGTAGATTTTATTAAATCATCCAAAAAGGATTCGTCATTTTTATTAACGGCTCCTTTGGATTATGATGCCGATAATTTTGCTGAAAGTCTTAATGTTCTGAAGTTAGCAGGATTTACCAGGCTTGAAATCAATGGTAATGTAGCCGGAATAGAAGATCTCGAAAGTTTTGGCTTTACTCCGGAAAAAAATATGGAAATCAATCTTGTGATTGACCGTTTTTCCTATGAAGAAGATGAAAGTTTCCTGCAGCGGCTTGCAGATTCTATCCAGATGGCTTTCTATGAAGGACGCGGATACTGTTACCTGAAGAATACAGATACCGGAAAAGTAAAAGAGTTTTCCAATAAATTTGAACTGGACGGAATAGAATTTCTGGAGCCGAATGTTCATTTTTTTAGCTTTAATAATCCTTATGGAGCCTGCCCTAGCTGCGAAGGATACGGAAAGGTAATCGGAATTGATGAAGATCTCGTAGTTCCGAATAAGGCGCTTTCCATTTTTGAGGATGCGGTGGCTTCCTGGAGAGGAGAAAGCATGAGCGAGTGGAAAAAAGACTTTATTAAAAAGGCCAAAGACTTCCCGATTCATAAACCATATCACCAGCTTACCAAAGAGCAGAAAAAATACCTTTGGAAAGGTGACGGAAAAAGTACATTCCCATCCATTGACAATTTCTTCAGGATGCTTGAAGAAAATTTATACAAAATACAATATCGGGTAATGCTTTCCAGATACCGCGGAAAAACGCTTTGCCCTACATGTGAAGGATTAAGACTGCGCGAAGAAACCAGCTGGGTAAAAGTTGGCGGACATAATATCCAGTCGATGATCGAACTTCCTTTAGATGAACTTTTTTCTTTAATAAAAGACTTAAAACTTTCCGATCATGATCAGGAAGTAGCCAAAAGATTATTGTATGAAATAACCACCCGTCTTGAATTTTTATTAAAGGTTGGATTGGGATATTTAACGCTGAATCGTACTTCTAACACACTTTCAGGTGGTGAAAGCCAGAGGATTAATCTGGCAACGAGCCTTGGAAGCTCACTGGTAGGTTCTATTTATATTCTTGATGAACCGTCTATCGGGCTGCATTCAAGAGATACGGAAAACCTGATCGGCGTTCTGAAAAATCTTCGTGATCTCGGGAATACCGTAATAGTTGTTGAGCATGATGAAGATGTAATGCGAGCTGCAGATTATATTATTGATATCGGTCCTGAAGCCGGATATTTGGGAGGCGAACTTGTATTTGCAGGAGACTATAAAGAATTGAAAAGTGCAGATACGCTAACTTCCAGATATCTCACCGGAAGACTGGAAATAGAAATTCCTAAAGAGCGCAGGAAAGCGAAAGAGTGGATCCACATTAAAGGAGCCCGTCAGAATAACCTTAAAAATGTTGATGTAGATGTTCCTTTAGAAAATCTTGTTGTTATTTCCGGAGTTTCAGGAAGCGGAAAGTCTACCTTAATGAAGGAAATTCTTACAAATGACATCCAGATTCAGTTGGGAATGGGCGGTAAAAAAGGAGATTATGACTCTGTTGACTTTCCTAAAAAACTCATCAAACATATTGAACTGATCGATCAGAACCCGATCGGGAAATCTTCACGTTCCAATCCGGTGACGTATCTTAAAGCGTATGACGACATCAGGGACCTGTTTGCCAAGCAAAAAGTAGCAAAAATGATGGGTTACAAACCGAAACATTTCTCTTTTAATGTTGATGGCGGAAGATGTGATGAGTGTAAAGGAGAAGGGGTAATCAATGTATCCATGCAGTTTATGGCAGATATCGAACTGGAATGTGAGGTTTGTAAAGGAACCCGCTTTAAAAGTGAAATTCTGGAAGTAAAATATGATGAAAAAAATATTTCCGATATTCTTCACATGACCGTAGATGATGCGCTGGAATTTTTCAAAGACAATCATGAAGATAAAATTGTAACCAAACTGAGGCCGTTACAGGAAGTCGGATTGGGATATCTGCAGCTGGGACAAAGTTCTTCTACTCTTTCGGGCGGAGAAGCGCAGCGTGTAAAGCTGGCATCTTTCCTGGTGAAAGGAGTAACAACGGATAAGACGCTTTTCATTTTTGATGAGCCTTCCACAGGTCTGCATTTCCATGATATTCAAAAATTACTGAAATCGTTACAGGCTTTGATTGATCTTGGCCACTCGGTAATTGTGATTGAACATCAGCCGGATATTATAAAATCCGCCGATTATATCATTGATATCGGTCCGGAAGCAGGAAAATACGGCGGTGAAGTAGTATTTACAGGAACTCCTGAAGATCTTGCCAAAAATAAAAAATCGCACACGGCAAAATACATTAAGGAAAAGCTGGAACAATAA
- a CDS encoding TonB-dependent receptor plug domain-containing protein: MIRKAGSIFFLATLFFAQAQEKSTDIEAIEIQGKLFSTPYKSANQNISVITREEIINSPAKSIDEILQQVTGMDIRRRGANGVQSDIGFRGSSFEQVLLLLNGIRMNDSQTGHNSMNLPVDLSDVERIEVIKGPAARRFGQNAYAGVINIITKVNPGKRVKINVEGGDYQTYELGFNAQVGNEKFSNSLQANSSGSLGYMYNTDYEIRNVFYQSKLNIKDGNIRLQAGFSEKKFGANGFYASKAATEQYEEVQASVISLAHQQTFGRLKLNSNVYWRRGQDMYLFNRQKPEIYRNMHIGNNVGGEVNSGYDWSLGTTGIGVELRKEFLASNNLGERNRFVSQVFFEHHFSLLDHKLNISPGISWANYSNEGNFFYPGLDIGYSFNQNNKVYGNIAKVHRIPTFTDLYYTSKTEQGNPDLLPENAVYAEIGYQFQTKNILAKVSGFLRDTNDAIDWTKMKPEDPVWYARNIGETTVKGIEVEFNHQLKYWLKYTIGYTYLDNRLNKPADFSARYLLDNLKHQIIAKLETRFLKNFTNEVVYRYNERLNNGSYNLVDDKLSFVKKDFSVYVLINNLTNTSYTETFGVEMPQRWFHIGLSYNFNIK, encoded by the coding sequence ATGATACGAAAAGCAGGAAGTATTTTTTTTCTCGCAACCTTATTTTTTGCACAGGCACAGGAAAAGTCTACCGATATTGAAGCCATTGAAATTCAGGGAAAACTTTTTTCCACCCCATACAAAAGTGCCAACCAGAATATCTCGGTGATCACCAGAGAGGAAATTATTAATTCTCCTGCGAAAAGTATCGATGAAATCCTGCAGCAGGTAACAGGAATGGATATCAGAAGGCGAGGGGCCAATGGAGTGCAGAGTGACATCGGTTTTCGGGGAAGCTCTTTTGAGCAGGTTCTTTTGCTTCTTAACGGAATCAGGATGAATGATTCCCAGACCGGCCATAATTCGATGAACCTTCCTGTCGATCTCAGTGATGTAGAAAGAATTGAGGTGATAAAAGGTCCTGCAGCAAGGCGTTTCGGGCAAAATGCCTATGCCGGAGTCATCAATATCATTACCAAAGTAAATCCTGGAAAAAGGGTGAAAATAAATGTTGAAGGCGGAGATTATCAAACCTATGAACTTGGATTCAACGCGCAGGTTGGAAATGAAAAATTTTCCAATTCGTTACAGGCTAATTCTTCCGGGTCGCTAGGCTATATGTATAATACGGATTATGAAATCAGGAATGTTTTTTATCAAAGCAAACTGAATATAAAAGACGGAAATATAAGGCTTCAGGCAGGATTTTCAGAAAAAAAATTTGGGGCTAACGGATTTTACGCTTCAAAGGCGGCAACTGAGCAATATGAAGAAGTGCAGGCTTCCGTGATCAGCCTTGCGCATCAGCAGACCTTTGGAAGATTAAAATTAAATTCAAATGTATATTGGCGAAGAGGTCAGGACATGTATTTATTTAACCGACAGAAGCCTGAAATTTACCGCAATATGCATATCGGAAATAATGTGGGAGGGGAAGTCAATTCAGGCTATGACTGGTCACTTGGAACAACAGGAATTGGTGTTGAACTAAGAAAAGAATTTCTTGCAAGCAATAATCTGGGAGAAAGAAACCGTTTTGTTTCTCAGGTGTTTTTCGAACATCATTTTTCACTTTTAGACCATAAACTGAATATCAGTCCGGGAATATCATGGGCCAATTATTCTAATGAAGGAAACTTTTTCTATCCGGGACTGGACATCGGATACAGCTTTAACCAGAATAACAAAGTATACGGAAATATTGCCAAGGTACACCGTATTCCGACCTTCACCGATCTTTATTATACAAGCAAAACCGAACAGGGAAATCCTGATCTTCTACCTGAAAATGCAGTCTATGCAGAAATCGGGTACCAGTTTCAGACCAAAAATATTTTAGCTAAAGTAAGTGGTTTTTTAAGAGATACCAATGACGCCATTGATTGGACAAAGATGAAACCTGAAGACCCGGTATGGTATGCCCGAAACATAGGAGAAACCACGGTAAAAGGTATTGAGGTAGAATTCAATCACCAGTTGAAATACTGGCTGAAATATACTATTGGCTATACCTACCTTGATAACAGATTAAACAAGCCCGCAGATTTTTCGGCAAGATATTTATTAGATAATTTAAAGCACCAAATTATCGCGAAACTAGAAACACGCTTCCTGAAAAATTTCACGAATGAAGTGGTCTATCGTTATAACGAAAGGCTGAATAACGGCAGTTACAATCTGGTAGATGATAAATTAAGTTTTGTTAAAAAAGATTTCTCCGTATATGTTTTGATTAATAATTTAACAAATACCTCATATACAGAAACATTCGGTGTTGAAATGCCACAAAGATGGTTTCATATAGGATTATCTTACAATTTTAATATTAAATAA
- a CDS encoding DUF2490 domain-containing protein, translated as MKLSFGLGLGLFLSVISLKAQEHISSFNALTITYKFHPKFFLYAEGQSRGIQEYTYPDYYEIKGGLGYNLTKNHKPFIGLGRYATYKDQKINKEEFRVWLQDVIDFKKGIVKFENRLRAEKSWFYEPQTDKSSERMRYRYRLNISVPLNAKEVKKGTVFANVYDEIFLVSPMKPTFARNRVYGGFGYQIDDYFGVLGGYLWQREFEASGNKNFHFVYLALNVNIDGTKHPKKTYDFPGAD; from the coding sequence ATGAAATTGTCATTCGGTTTAGGTTTGGGGTTATTTTTAAGTGTAATATCCCTCAAAGCACAGGAACATATTTCCAGCTTTAATGCATTGACCATTACCTATAAATTTCATCCGAAGTTTTTTCTATACGCTGAAGGACAATCGAGAGGAATCCAGGAATACACGTATCCGGATTACTATGAAATAAAGGGCGGACTGGGTTATAACCTTACTAAAAATCACAAGCCTTTTATCGGATTGGGAAGATATGCCACTTACAAGGACCAGAAAATTAATAAAGAAGAATTCAGGGTCTGGCTTCAGGACGTCATTGATTTTAAAAAAGGCATCGTGAAATTTGAAAACAGGCTTCGTGCGGAAAAAAGCTGGTTCTATGAACCTCAAACCGACAAAAGCTCTGAAAGAATGCGCTACAGATACCGTCTGAACATAAGTGTGCCGCTGAATGCAAAAGAAGTGAAAAAAGGCACTGTTTTCGCCAATGTGTATGATGAAATTTTCCTTGTAAGCCCGATGAAGCCTACTTTCGCCAGGAACAGGGTATATGGCGGTTTCGGCTATCAGATTGACGACTACTTCGGTGTTCTCGGCGGTTATTTATGGCAGAGGGAATTTGAAGCTTCGGGAAATAAAAATTTCCACTTTGTATACCTGGCTTTAAACGTTAATATCGACGGGACGAAGCATCCCAAAAAGACCTATGACTTCCCTGGCGCGGATTAA
- a CDS encoding M48 family metalloprotease, with the protein MTNNLPPISSAYRAKLISSIVSISVFFIVYFLLILVSLTLIFLLGYGAVKIITLYANYLTIVLALGLFSIGLVVFYFLIKFIFIKNNYSTRHLIEIDRKKQPELFAIIDEIVAETAVKMPGKVFLSPDVNASVSYNSLFWSMFFPVKKNLTIGIGLVNSTTVGELKAILAHEFGHFSQKSMKVGGYVNQAEKIIFDTVYNNRDYEQTIKNGSGYWAFQLSGMISIGFISVFQYILKFFSDFIFKNNASLRREMEFHADAVATYVTNPKEQISSLLRLDISNAAFISSFNFYTESNGKYLPENLFANQTALMKLFSERNNHPYRNSLPVIEEDDLTRYNRTKIEIEDQWASHPETQRRIEMIRKNRTKNSPENNELAKTLIRGYDEIGKILTNKYLTLNNIKNVGEVIGDNDYFIQLYNEKYPLQKVSMYFNGYYENHNPILENIDDLLHSSETSVYDELFSPEMVSLISEKNGAESDLFTLSQIAANPKAIKTFKYNGTLYKSKNAQKLIPALTKEAESLKNRLADNDFKIFRYYYNIANDADKEILKEMYIKFASLDREYDTFENAVSQFIPYLQFMLVTLPVGEIQKHRSTLLRNEKPFKDTVKQFVEKSAYKELLTIENKELMNNFIQSEYIYFNNDRYIQKEVDMIFTFINEYRMILNQSYSDYKNQLIDFQANIKKNGN; encoded by the coding sequence ATGACTAATAACCTTCCTCCTATTTCTTCTGCTTACCGTGCTAAGCTGATCTCTTCTATTGTATCAATTTCCGTATTTTTTATTGTATACTTTCTGCTCATTCTTGTGTCTCTGACATTAATATTTTTATTGGGATACGGTGCGGTAAAAATCATTACCTTATATGCCAATTACTTGACTATTGTTCTTGCATTAGGCTTATTCAGCATAGGTTTGGTTGTATTTTACTTCCTTATCAAATTTATTTTCATAAAAAACAATTATAGTACCCGTCATCTCATTGAAATTGACCGAAAAAAGCAACCTGAGCTTTTTGCCATTATTGATGAAATTGTTGCCGAAACAGCTGTAAAAATGCCGGGAAAAGTATTTTTATCTCCTGATGTGAATGCAAGCGTAAGCTATAATTCTCTTTTCTGGAGTATGTTTTTTCCCGTTAAAAAAAATCTCACTATTGGAATCGGATTGGTAAATTCCACTACAGTTGGAGAGCTTAAAGCTATTTTAGCCCATGAATTCGGGCATTTCTCACAAAAGAGCATGAAAGTCGGCGGATATGTTAACCAGGCTGAAAAAATTATTTTTGATACTGTTTACAACAACAGGGATTATGAGCAAACCATTAAAAACGGGTCAGGATATTGGGCGTTTCAGCTTTCGGGAATGATCTCCATAGGTTTTATCAGCGTCTTTCAATATATTCTTAAGTTTTTTTCGGATTTTATTTTTAAAAATAATGCCTCTCTCAGAAGGGAAATGGAATTCCACGCTGATGCCGTTGCCACATATGTTACCAATCCTAAAGAGCAGATTTCGTCCCTGCTGAGATTGGATATCAGCAATGCTGCTTTTATCAGTTCTTTTAATTTTTATACCGAAAGTAACGGAAAATATCTCCCGGAAAACCTTTTTGCAAATCAGACTGCTTTAATGAAGCTTTTCAGTGAGAGAAATAACCATCCTTATAGAAACAGTTTGCCTGTCATCGAAGAAGATGATTTGACACGGTATAACAGAACAAAAATCGAAATTGAGGACCAATGGGCTTCTCATCCCGAAACACAAAGAAGAATCGAAATGATTCGGAAAAATAGAACAAAAAACAGTCCCGAAAATAATGAGCTTGCAAAAACATTAATTCGCGGTTATGATGAAATCGGTAAAATATTAACGAATAAATATCTTACGCTTAATAACATTAAAAATGTAGGCGAGGTAATCGGCGATAATGACTATTTTATTCAGCTTTACAATGAAAAATATCCTCTTCAGAAGGTAAGTATGTATTTTAACGGCTATTACGAAAATCATAATCCTATTCTGGAAAACATTGACGACTTACTCCACTCTTCGGAAACTTCAGTATATGACGAGCTCTTCAGCCCTGAAATGGTTTCATTGATATCCGAAAAAAACGGAGCCGAGTCGGATCTTTTTACGCTGAGTCAGATTGCTGCAAATCCAAAAGCGATAAAAACATTCAAATACAATGGAACCTTGTATAAATCAAAAAATGCACAAAAATTAATTCCGGCTCTTACCAAGGAAGCGGAAAGTTTGAAAAACAGACTGGCAGATAATGACTTTAAGATATTCAGGTATTATTACAATATTGCAAATGATGCTGATAAAGAAATCCTTAAAGAAATGTATATTAAATTCGCTTCTTTGGACCGAGAATATGACACGTTTGAAAATGCCGTTAGCCAGTTTATCCCATACCTGCAGTTTATGTTGGTTACTTTGCCTGTCGGAGAAATCCAAAAACACAGATCTACATTGCTGAGAAACGAAAAACCCTTTAAAGATACTGTGAAACAATTTGTTGAAAAATCAGCGTATAAAGAGCTTCTGACAATTGAAAACAAAGAGCTGATGAATAACTTTATTCAATCGGAATATATTTATTTCAACAATGACCGGTATATTCAGAAAGAAGTAGACATGATATTTACCTTTATTAATGAATACCGTATGATATTGAATCAATCCTACAGTGATTATAAAAACCAGCTTATTGATTTTCAGGCAAACATTAAAAAGAACGGTAATTAA
- a CDS encoding phosphohydrolase yields MTKEELLNRAIKIADKAHKGQTDKYHAPYIAHVMRVMEYGKTLDEKIVGVLHDVVEDHPQEFSLDYLRGEGFPEYIIFAISCLTKFDPDEEYDDFVRRTERSPLAVAVKLNDLRDNMDLRRVNRELTPKDIKRFNKYLKAYHYLIEKY; encoded by the coding sequence ATGACAAAAGAAGAACTGCTCAACAGAGCAATAAAAATAGCCGACAAGGCACATAAAGGACAGACGGATAAATACCATGCACCATATATTGCCCATGTCATGCGTGTCATGGAATACGGAAAAACGTTGGATGAAAAAATCGTAGGTGTTCTCCATGATGTTGTTGAAGACCATCCACAGGAATTCAGCCTGGATTATCTGCGTGGCGAAGGCTTTCCGGAATATATCATTTTTGCGATCAGCTGCCTTACTAAGTTTGACCCGGATGAAGAGTATGATGATTTTGTAAGAAGAACCGAGCGTTCACCATTAGCCGTTGCCGTAAAACTTAATGATTTAAGGGATAATATGGATCTTCGAAGAGTAAACCGAGAGCTGACTCCTAAAGACATCAAAAGATTTAACAAATATCTTAAAGCTTACCATTACCTGATTGAAAAATATTAG
- a CDS encoding acyl-CoA dehydrogenase family protein, producing MGNIVKGGEFLIKEIPANEIFSLEELNEEQKMLRDSAKEFIDREVVPHHDRFEKKDYALTEETMRKLGEMGLLGITVPEEYGGLGMGFVSTMLACDYVSGGNGSLATAYGAHTGIGTLPTLLYGSEELKKKYLPDLATGTKFGAYCLTEPDAGSDANSGKTRAKLSEDGKHYIINGQKMWISNAGFADTFTLFAKIDDDKNITGFVINRSELENPESLTFGEEEHKLGIRSSSTRQVFFNDMKVPVENMLGERNNGFKIALNALNVGRIKLAAANLDGQRRILNHSIQYSNERKQFGVSISTFGAIRKKIAEMATGVFVSEAGSYRLAKNVEDKIAELVAGGMDHQQAELKGVEEFAVEASILKVFVSDLTQNTADEGIQIYGGMGFSEDTPMESAWRDARIGRIYEGTNEINRLLAVGMLIKRAMKGELDLLSPAMAISKELMGIPSFEVPDYSAFMSEEKAIIANLKKVFLMVSGAALQKYMMDIEKQQHLLLNASEILNQIYMAESTVLRAEKHFSPDSVEAAMAQLNLYKAVEKIITAAKEGIVSFAEGDEQRMMLSGLRRFTKYTNHPNVVALTEKIAAHYIEKGAY from the coding sequence ATGGGAAATATAGTAAAAGGTGGTGAATTCTTAATTAAAGAAATTCCTGCAAACGAAATCTTCAGTCTTGAAGAACTGAATGAAGAACAGAAAATGCTTCGCGATTCTGCGAAAGAATTTATAGACAGAGAAGTCGTTCCGCATCATGATCGTTTTGAGAAAAAAGATTATGCATTAACAGAAGAAACAATGCGTAAACTTGGAGAAATGGGACTTCTTGGAATCACCGTTCCTGAAGAATACGGCGGTCTTGGAATGGGATTCGTAAGCACAATGCTTGCTTGCGACTATGTTTCGGGAGGAAATGGTTCATTAGCAACAGCTTACGGAGCTCACACTGGAATCGGAACACTTCCAACCCTCCTTTACGGAAGTGAAGAATTAAAAAAGAAATATCTTCCGGATCTGGCTACTGGAACGAAATTCGGAGCTTATTGTTTAACGGAACCCGATGCCGGTTCTGATGCCAACTCTGGAAAAACAAGAGCGAAATTATCTGAGGATGGAAAACATTATATCATCAACGGACAAAAAATGTGGATTTCCAATGCAGGTTTTGCGGATACATTCACTTTATTTGCTAAAATAGATGATGATAAAAACATCACAGGTTTCGTCATCAACCGTTCTGAACTTGAAAATCCTGAAAGCTTAACTTTCGGTGAGGAAGAGCATAAATTAGGAATCCGTTCGTCTTCTACCCGTCAGGTTTTCTTCAATGATATGAAAGTTCCTGTTGAAAATATGTTGGGTGAAAGAAATAATGGTTTCAAAATCGCTCTAAATGCATTGAATGTTGGCAGAATTAAGTTGGCGGCAGCTAATCTTGACGGACAAAGAAGGATCTTAAACCACTCTATTCAATATTCAAATGAAAGAAAACAATTTGGCGTTTCTATTTCAACTTTCGGAGCAATCCGAAAGAAAATTGCAGAAATGGCAACCGGAGTTTTTGTAAGCGAAGCAGGATCTTACCGTTTGGCAAAAAATGTTGAAGATAAAATTGCAGAATTAGTTGCAGGCGGAATGGATCATCAGCAAGCTGAATTAAAAGGTGTTGAAGAGTTTGCGGTAGAAGCATCGATTCTTAAAGTTTTTGTTTCAGATCTTACTCAAAATACAGCAGATGAAGGAATCCAGATCTATGGAGGAATGGGATTCTCAGAAGATACTCCAATGGAATCTGCATGGAGAGATGCAAGAATCGGAAGAATTTATGAAGGGACCAACGAAATCAACAGACTTCTTGCCGTTGGAATGCTGATCAAAAGAGCAATGAAAGGAGAATTAGACTTATTGTCTCCGGCGATGGCAATCAGCAAAGAACTGATGGGAATTCCGTCGTTTGAGGTTCCTGACTACTCTGCTTTTATGAGTGAAGAAAAAGCAATCATTGCCAATCTTAAAAAAGTATTCTTAATGGTTTCAGGTGCTGCGCTTCAGAAATATATGATGGATATTGAAAAACAGCAGCATTTGTTACTGAATGCCTCTGAAATTCTTAACCAGATCTATATGGCAGAATCTACAGTGTTGAGAGCCGAAAAACATTTCTCACCGGATTCTGTAGAAGCAGCAATGGCTCAGCTGAATCTTTACAAAGCCGTTGAAAAAATCATTACTGCAGCAAAAGAAGGAATTGTTTCTTTCGCTGAAGGCGATGAACAGAGAATGATGCTGTCCGGATTAAGAAGGTTTACAAAATATACCAACCATCCGAATGTAGTGGCATTAACAGAAAAAATTGCTGCCCATTATATTGAAAAAGGAGCTTATTAG
- a CDS encoding four helix bundle protein has protein sequence MIIKKSFSHFFNISLGSSFELQTQILLANHRKYLSDYLKVSKK, from the coding sequence ATGATTATAAAAAAATCTTTTAGTCATTTTTTTAATATTTCTTTAGGTTCATCATTTGAATTGCAGACACAAATATTGTTAGCAAATCATAGAAAATATTTATCTGATTATCTAAAAGTCTCAAAAAAATAA